GCTTCCGGAGGTGAGCCACCCGCATAATTTCCATTTCCTGAAGCCCAATTTGATCCACCTTCGGTATGCCATCCTGCTGGAGGAAAAGAATTAAAATGTTCTTCAACATAAACAGGGATTTGTGAAATTGCCAGTGATATTTCACCACTCACTTCATAATCAAAATCTCCCTGTAGTATCCAATCGACCATCGCGATATGTCCGACTTCTGTTTCCTCATCAACAGTTACATTAATCATCGCTGTGACTGTTGCTCCAATATCGATATTTCCAAAATCAAATGCATTGGAATTCAAAGTAATGTAGGGATCATTGGTAGAAAAAGCAACAGCTGTCGAATAAGCATCCGAGCCACCTTCATTGGTAAAGGAAATATACAGATCTGCCGTCTCTCCCGGATCGAGGATATTATTGTTGCCGTCATCTATGAATAAACTGGAATAGTCGATAACAGGTGCATGTAATTCGAGTTGGAAATATAATGTCCAGCTATCTTCGTTACTGATCACAATGATTTCAAAAGTAACTATCTCTTCATCAGGGCAATCGGCTGAAATAGTAATATTAAAATCAGTAAGATTACTTCCTGATGTTCCTCCCTGAATATCATCATATAATGATGTATCTTCGTTGATAATAAGAAATTCATTGTTTGATGAAATGGTTGCACTAACTCCGGTTGCAGGATTTTCTCCCATATTGTTCAATAAAATCTGCAGATCGACATTTTCTGCATAATCAATGATCCCATTACCGTTTTCATCAAAAGAATTGACTCCACCCAGAACTAAAAACGGTTCTTCCGGAGAAATCGGAGGACCTGTAAAAAGGAGAGCCATTTCATTCTCTAATGGTTTGGCAGCAGTAGGATAAGAATAATTATATGTATATTCCAGACCAATAAAACTCGTATGATCTTCGATGCCAACAGTTGCATATTGCCCGTGTTGAGTTCTATAACTTCCCTGATCAACATTATTCACGACTTTATATTGGAATAATATCTCACCATCTCCGGTCGAGGTCGGATAAAAATTCTGATCATATAGGATCAATTGAAAAGTTTCTTCTGCACTGTTAAATTCGTTTTGCAGGTGAGACCATTCAACCACGAAATAGTGCAGGTTTGAATCAAAATAATAACAGACATGGCCACCGGAAGTTTTCAGATCATCCCAGAAAGGAGCGATCATGGGAGAAGGACCAAGCGGTCCGGGAATATGCCAATTCATAAAAGAATACATTTCTGTTGTTCCCGGAGCGATCCAACCGTTTGAACAAACAGTTATTTCCGTATAATCGATTCCATAAAACCGGAAGGAAAAAGGCAGGTCAACATTTTGGATTGCACCTGTATTTCCTCCGTCACTCAAAGATAAGACAGTTCCGGAACCTCCATAAGTAGGATCGATCTCAACCCATGAATAAATTGGAACATTATAGTAATCCGTGTCTCCGTCATCATAACAGTAATAACCATAAGCATCCGGACCAAGAGGATCTGTTATTTCCACTACTCCGATATCTATCAAAAAACTGACTGTATTATCATATCCGGCAGCATTATAAAGCTGCAATTCCAAAATAATTTGAGTGCCGGGCAAAAGATTTGTATTGGCAGTAACCTCAAATCTATTTCCGCTGTTCGATACTTCTGTATCCGGTAAAATATTCCCATAATATCCATCAGGATCGTTAATGGTAATCATATCATTATTACAGGATAAAATCCCATTGACATCCGAACATGACACAGAACCGATATTTTCTATGGTAACTTCCAATTCAGCAGTTTCTCCCGGATCAAGAATATTATTATTTGAATCTGCAATAATATAATCCCTTGTCTCCAGATTTGCTCCTTCGATTTGAAGATATATTCGATCATCCCATTCTGTCCTGTCACCATCACTAATTTGAACATCGAGAATCATTTCCGAACCACCAAGTGTGGCAGGATCTATACTGAAATCAAAATCATCATCAGAATATATCGATGTTCCGGGTAATATTGTTCCATAATCTTCATCACTATCTGTAATTGTGATAAAATCATTCGAGGAAATAATAGAAGCTGTAATCGAATTTGCATCTGTTGTTCCATAGTTTTTCAGACTTATTCCAAACTCGATATCTTCTCCGGGATTGATCATTCCATCATCATTACCATTCGAAGTTCCATTCAAGTCATCGTCGATATTCCATTCATTAACATTCACAAAAACATCTGATTGTTCGATATTGAAACTACCCAGGTGAGGAATGAAATTATGTTTGGTGACAGTCAATTTTACATTTCCTGTATTTTCCGTGTAGATAGGTAAATATACTTCCCCATTCGAATCAGTAAATCCGGTAGCAAATATTTCATCTTCTCCCATTAAAGCTGTTACCCAGGCGTTTTCAAGAGGAATATGAGTCACATTATGCTGCACTGTAACCTCAAGATAATTGGTTCCCAAAGCTACTAAAGGAGGATAAGAGATCATCATCTCCTGGGGATCATTTGTCCATATTTCCATGCCCGGATCACCCATCAGATTATTCCAATAAGAAAAATTGTGAACATACCCTGATTGATTGGGATAATTATTGTATAAATTCAATTTCCCGCGATTTAAAGCTCCACCCATATGATAAATATGATCCTGGAAAATTCCATAATAAATCCCGATATCAACACTGTTGTTAAAACAAGTATGTGTTCCGCAAGTTGCGGTCCCAATAGCTGCAATTGCTCCTTTAGGAACCGATGGAGTTCCGGCTTTCAGGAAATATTCGCTGCGGCAGTTATTTGTTCCTTCAAAATCACCGGTACCGCAAGTTAGAATCACAGCTACAGGTAATTTGTAACCGTTTGTTAAACTGCTGGTATTACTATTACCCCAACCGCTCATCCCAAGATAACCGCGATAATTAAAATAACTTGCTCCACTATTCAAACCCGAACTCATTTGAGAAACAAAGGATCCGCCATATACTTCATCGAAGGTAAATCCATCTTCATTATCATTGATCATTTCTTTGATATTTTTTTGAGTAATGACACACGATTGACCGGAATGAGACGGATCTCCTACTAATAAAGCATTATGATACCAATCAGTTTCATCGAGATAAGGATTTCGCTCATAACCAAGTATTTTGAACACAATCGTTTGAAATTCCGTAAGGCTGTTAAATGAAAGTCTTCCAATAAAAATATCAGCTAAAATATCATTACCTTCCAATAAGGTATAATATTGGTCTCCACCTGAAGTTGGAATATTAAAACTTCCTCCTGCATCTCCGACCAGACAAACAAATTCGGGTGGATTATCCCAGTTATCATAAGCATCCTGGATATAATTTTTTATTTGAGAAGAAGATGAACCTGTTTCGGAAGTATTAACTGCTGTTACTTCAAAACCTTTCCGGTGTTTCCAGTTAACCAGCGAGTCGAGCCAGGTTTCGACTTGATTATTATTGGGATAGATAAAGAGGTAGTTTGGCTGTTGAAATTCTTCATCTCTGGTAATCAATGAATTATAATTGAGGATGGTTGCTGTATATAACGACTCAAAAGCTCGTGAAATATGACGACTGGAAGTTTTAATATTTTCTCCACCTTTTCCAAAACAATTC
This region of Candidatus Cloacimonadota bacterium genomic DNA includes:
- a CDS encoding T9SS type A sorting domain-containing protein, giving the protein MKKITILLVIIIGFYLSANWVEIPENSQEKLFEHLSGDRNAIELKFSLNGYEMESVSERGETFQKITYFNEGEFLEIGKPDLPRFTRLVAIPDKGEISIEIISFEEEILSNMNIYPRQELQLESEPPSTDFVIDDRFYSSGNIFPGKIVETGTPAIMRDFRVVNVTVNPFRYDPQKKELKIIKNINFKVNCFGKGGENIKTSSRHISRAFESLYTATILNYNSLITRDEEFQQPNYLFIYPNNNQVETWLDSLVNWKHRKGFEVTAVNTSETGSSSSQIKNYIQDAYDNWDNPPEFVCLVGDAGGSFNIPTSGGDQYYTLLEGNDILADIFIGRLSFNSLTEFQTIVFKILGYERNPYLDETDWYHNALLVGDPSHSGQSCVITQKNIKEMINDNEDGFTFDEVYGGSFVSQMSSGLNSGASYFNYRGYLGMSGWGNSNTSSLTNGYKLPVAVILTCGTGDFEGTNNCRSEYFLKAGTPSVPKGAIAAIGTATCGTHTCFNNSVDIGIYYGIFQDHIYHMGGALNRGKLNLYNNYPNQSGYVHNFSYWNNLMGDPGMEIWTNDPQEMMISYPPLVALGTNYLEVTVQHNVTHIPLENAWVTALMGEDEIFATGFTDSNGEVYLPIYTENTGNVKLTVTKHNFIPHLGSFNIEQSDVFVNVNEWNIDDDLNGTSNGNDDGMINPGEDIEFGISLKNYGTTDANSITASIISSNDFITITDSDEDYGTILPGTSIYSDDDFDFSIDPATLGGSEMILDVQISDGDRTEWDDRIYLQIEGANLETRDYIIADSNNNILDPGETAELEVTIENIGSVSCSDVNGILSCNNDMITINDPDGYYGNILPDTEVSNSGNRFEVTANTNLLPGTQIILELQLYNAAGYDNTVSFLIDIGVVEITDPLGPDAYGYYCYDDGDTDYYNVPIYSWVEIDPTYGGSGTVLSLSDGGNTGAIQNVDLPFSFRFYGIDYTEITVCSNGWIAPGTTEMYSFMNWHIPGPLGPSPMIAPFWDDLKTSGGHVCYYFDSNLHYFVVEWSHLQNEFNSAEETFQLILYDQNFYPTSTGDGEILFQYKVVNNVDQGSYRTQHGQYATVGIEDHTSFIGLEYTYNYSYPTAAKPLENEMALLFTGPPISPEEPFLVLGGVNSFDENGNGIIDYAENVDLQILLNNMGENPATGVSATISSNNEFLIINEDTSLYDDIQGGTSGSNLTDFNITISADCPDEEIVTFEIIVISNEDSWTLYFQLELHAPVIDYSSLFIDDGNNNILDPGETADLYISFTNEGGSDAYSTAVAFSTNDPYITLNSNAFDFGNIDIGATVTAMINVTVDEETEVGHIAMVDWILQGDFDYEVSGEISLAISQIPVYVEEHFNSFPPAGWHTEGGSNWASGNGNYAGGSPPEAQFSYSSAPISTQRLVSMPINTMGSSSLELEFKHAINDFSGSGYVVRVETTSDGTNWNTVQTWNPQNLNATTENISVSTPDVGSGSFQIAWTYDGDPWDINYWYVDDIYIESGSPQIMGYIAGNVVLEGGAGDIEEVQITAGSFITHPDENGDYILPVTPGTYDVTASLEFYESVLMNDIQVFPDETIELDFVLYFMASPENLIASVTENDVELNWEMPEQLLSMIGTSERNNLSSSVNDNDKKPEINEKSKLTTSRTRSLTGYNVYRDSEIIAEISDIEITNYSDLDLENGEYEYYVTAAYDGGESEPSNMENVVIDVNAIEEITIPEITQLLGNYPNPFHSSTTISFSCHRDAEDTEISIYNIKGQKVKTLISKNITAGYHEITWDGKDDNRQTVSSGIYYYKLQTGEYTSIKKMILMK